In the Candidatus Cloacimonadota bacterium genome, TCTTGCATTCTATCTACCATAACCCAAATTTTCATATTATATTCGCTTGTATCTTAATAAAATTTTTTATTCAGCAAATTGTATTTTTTTAGTTATCAGTCAAGTAACACAAAAACTTCTTTCTACTCCAAACGTATTGACCTATGATTAGACGAAATTCTGCAAGCCGTATTTCAGCCAAGTATTTTTTTTGGGTGCAAAAATCGTCAGCATTAAATATTTACATTTAATGAAATTTTATGCAATTTGGCAAAGAATATCCTCTCTCACAACAACGAAACCGGATCAACATCTATGGTGAGTTTTATATAATTCGGTATCTTAATATTTTTTTTAAACCAGGAGATAAAATCAAAAACGGCGTGCGTCGAAAACGCCTTTACAACAATGTGATAGCGAAATTGTTTGCGAATTTTAGTGATCGGAGCAGTTACCGGTCCCAAAATTATTATCTGGTTTGAGTTGTCGTATTTTTTTAGATCCCTTCTTGCTTTATAAACAACTTCCTTTAGCTTTTCCTCATCTCCCATTTGGAAAAGTAAACGCACTAATTTTGTGTAGGGAGGATAATGCAATTTTTCCCGTAAAGATATTTCATAATCGAAAAAGGCTTTGAAGTCTTGAGTCTTTCCATATTGGATACTGTAGTGATTGGGATTGTAAGTTTGCAAAATAACTTTTCCCTTTTTCTCGCTTCTACCCGTTCTGCCAGCTACTTGGGTGATATGCTGAAAGTTACGCTCGGCAGCTCGAAAATCGGGCAAATTCAGATTTACATCGGCAGAAATAATTCCCACAAGGGTTACGTTGGGAAAATCTAATCCTTTGATTATCATCTGAGTTCCAAGTAAAATATCAATATATTGATTTTTTACTTTAGTAAAAATTATTTGATGACTGTCTTTTTTGGTTGTTGTGTCTCTATCCATCCGTGCAATTCTTGCTTTTGGGAAAAGGTAGGTGAGATTTTGCTCAATTTTTTCCGTTCCGGGCGAACCGAAATTAAAAATTCTGCTTCCGCATTTCGGACATTTCTGTGGCATTGGGTTACTTTTGCCACAATAATGACAAACTACACTTCGTTTATGAGCATGATAGGTCAGGCTAATATTACAATCGGTACATTGAAAAACATAGCCACATTTCACGCATTGAACGTAAGAGGCATACCCCCTTCTGTTTTGGAAAAGAATGATCTGCTCTTTTTTATTTAATCTGTCCTCAATTGCATTCTTCAGATCTTGAGAAAATATTTCCGTATGATCTTTTTCCCTCTTCATGTCCACAATTTGAAATTCCGGTTTGAATTGATTTTTCACTTTTTTGGTCATTTCAAGAAGTTTGTATTTATTTTTTAACACATTGAAATATGTTTCCAGATTTGGTGTAGCACTTCCCAAAATGACAAGAGCGTCATTCATTCTTCCACGCAAAACAGCCATATCCCTTCCATTATAAACAGGATTTTGCCCTGATTGTTTGTAAGAATTTTCATGCTCTTCATCTACAATGATCAATCCGATATTTGGCAGCGGAGCAAAGATCACACTACGCGGTCCAATCACGATTTTTTTCTTGTTATCCCGAATTGCTTTCCAAAAATAATAACGTTCTCGATCACTCTGTCTGCTATGCAATACAGCTACATCATCACCGAAATGAGCATAAAATCTTTCCACAGTTTGAGGAGTAAGTGCAATTTCCGGAATAAGCAGAATGGCTTTTTTGCCACGGGCAATCACATCTTTCATACTTCGGATATAAATTTCTGTTTTCCCGCTTGCAGTAACTCCGTGCAAAAGGAACGTTTGATATTTTTCCGAAGCAATCGCTTCCCCGATTTGTTCCATCACTTGCAACTGCTGGGTTGTCAAATCGTAAACAATAGCTGGAATCTTTTCAATATGTTCAAAAAAATTTGTTTGAACTTTCTTTTTAATTTTTTTTACCAACTTCTTCTCTTCCAGTTTTTTAATAATAGTATAAGCAAACCTACCTTTAATATCTCTGACTGCAATTGGTTTGTTTTTTTTCTTGAGAAGCTCATAAAGTTCGGATTGTCTTGAAGTCAGTTTTATACCTTCCGGAATACCGATTATTTTGATGAAATTTTCAACTCTGGTCGGATCTTTTCGTTTATAACTTCTCTCTATTTCGATTAATCCCTTTTCCTCCATCTCAAGAACAGTTTTAAAAATCGAATTTATATTAAGATTTTTCAAACCGGAAATAGAAACAGGCGTTCCTTTTTCTTGTAAAAACGATATTAGTTTGTGAAAATTCGGATTATTTGTGTCTGATTTTTTTAAAGAAACCTTGCTGATAGATTCAACTTTGCAACCTGCCGGCAACATGGCTTTTAACACAATTCCAAGCGGACAAAAATAATACTTGGAAATCCAACGGGCGAGTTCTAACAATTCTGCGGTTACTAGTGGTTCATCATCAATGATCTCTGCCACATCTTTAATCTTTGCAGGATCAAAAGATATTGTTTCGGGAAAACTCACAATAATCCCTGTTCGCAATTTATATTGGAATGGTACGAGAACCCGTTGTCCTATTTGCGGATTAAGATTTTCGTGTATTTGATAGGTAAAAGTTTTGGGGTGATTTATCGGTATGGCAATTTCAGCAAACATTTATTAGAGATATTTTTTTCTGTAATGTTTTAATTGTAATGTTGAATTCAATAAATAAGGATCAGCATTCACAAATTTTTACAAATATTTTTCGGTGGCGTGGACCGTCAAAATCACAGAAAAAAATTGCTTGCCATGTTCCCAAAACAAGCTGACCATTTTCTACAATCACATTTTGCGAACAGCCCATTAAACTTGATTTAATATGGGCAGCAGAATTTCCTTCCAAATGGGAATAATTATTTCTGAGAGGAATTATCGTATTTAGTTCTTTGATTATATCTTCGGCAACTGCTGGGTCTGCCCCTTCATTAATCGTTACTCCTGCAGTAGTATGAGGAACAAATATTGTAACTAATCCGCTGCTAATATTCGATTCTGTTACGATATTCCGAATTTTTGTCGTAATGTTTACAAAATCAAACTGATAGTTAGTTTCGATTTTTATCACTTCCATTTTTACTCCCTATAAATTTTGAATTAGTGTCTATCCCTAAAGTACTATTTTTCGACCTCACCCCGACCCTCTCCTATCGAGGAGAGGGAGATAAAAGTTCCCCTTCTCTTTGAAGAGAAGGGGTTAGGGGATGAGTTGTAAAAAGGATGAAGAATATATTTTACTTGATATACTACTTTACGGACAGACACAAATTAATTTACAATTTAATTTTAAGTATTTCAAAAATTTTTTTTTTGCTTTCAATTGAGATTATCTTTTCTCTCAAGGATTCATTTCTAAACAATTGGCTCAAATATGATAAAGCAAAAAGATGGTCGCGCTCGGATTGCATAAGAATTAGAAAAAAGAGATTAACGGGTGTTTTATCCAAGGAACGAAATTCTATTCCTTCTTTTGAGATTCCAAGTAAGATAGCCGGTCTTTTTATTTTTTCCGCATCAATTTTTCTGGGATGCAGAAATGCAATTCCATTACCGACCGCAGTAGAGATAAGATCCTCTCGGCTACAAAGCATTTCAAAAAGCCATCTGTTTTTTGTACAAACTTTCTGTTTTTTTGCAAAATGAGACATCTGTGCTAACACATCAAAACGATTTTTAAAAATAATATCTGACATAATAAGGCTTTCGTCCATAAATGTCATAAAGCGATTTGTAACGTTTTTGATGGCAATCTGCTCTACGTTTTCTCGTTTCTGAACCGATTTCCACTTTTCAATATCTTCGTAGGTAAAACGCCATTGGTTACCGACTTTAATGGCTCCGATATCTTTCTGCGAAACAAGATTCAGAACAGTCTCGGACGAAATATCCAATAAAGCCGAAGCTTCTTTTAGGGTTAAGATTTGATTTTTTTTCATTTTTAACTCCGTTAGAAAATTTAATACGGGTTATTTTATAGTCAATTTATTTTTGAATTAAACTTCTTCAAACGCGCACAAGCACCTTACCGATGGTTTCTTTCCACGGGATTTGTTATCCGCAACCTTCGTAATGGTGCGATCATATAACGAACAAGGATGTTCGCCTTACAATTTTCTGTAATGGTGCGATTTCACAGCGTCTGCATTCAACCATTGCGAAGGTCTTCGACCATTCGCAAGGTTTCAAATTCTTAGTAGCCGAATTCTTTTAAAACCCGTTCCTTTTTTCTCCATTTTTGACGAACTTTTACCCAGAGCTTTAAAATGATTCTTTTCTGTAAAAAATGGTGAATATCACGTTCTGCTGCTTCCCTAATTGACTTGATCATTCTCCCCTCTTCTCCAATTACGATTGCTTTTTGTGATTTTGATTCAACCCAAATATTTGCATAAATTTTAACTTTATTCTCAAATTCATCAAAAATTTCCACAGTAACAGCACTCGCATAAGGAACTTCCTGTTGAAGATTTAAAAATAGTTTTTCCCGAATCTTCTCTTTGACAAAGAATCTTATGTGCTGGGTGGCAATATCATCAATGGGATAAAAAGGTGGGTGTAAAGGCATTTCAGCAAGAATCCGCTGCTTTAAACCTTCCACTCCAAAATCCTCTGTAACTGAAATAAAAAACAAATGTGAAAATCCAAGATCGCGAATAACTTTTTCATGTTTTTCCAAAATATCT is a window encoding:
- the priA gene encoding primosomal protein N', translating into MFAEIAIPINHPKTFTYQIHENLNPQIGQRVLVPFQYKLRTGIIVSFPETISFDPAKIKDVAEIIDDEPLVTAELLELARWISKYYFCPLGIVLKAMLPAGCKVESISKVSLKKSDTNNPNFHKLISFLQEKGTPVSISGLKNLNINSIFKTVLEMEEKGLIEIERSYKRKDPTRVENFIKIIGIPEGIKLTSRQSELYELLKKKNKPIAVRDIKGRFAYTIIKKLEEKKLVKKIKKKVQTNFFEHIEKIPAIVYDLTTQQLQVMEQIGEAIASEKYQTFLLHGVTASGKTEIYIRSMKDVIARGKKAILLIPEIALTPQTVERFYAHFGDDVAVLHSRQSDRERYYFWKAIRDNKKKIVIGPRSVIFAPLPNIGLIIVDEEHENSYKQSGQNPVYNGRDMAVLRGRMNDALVILGSATPNLETYFNVLKNKYKLLEMTKKVKNQFKPEFQIVDMKREKDHTEIFSQDLKNAIEDRLNKKEQIILFQNRRGYASYVQCVKCGYVFQCTDCNISLTYHAHKRSVVCHYCGKSNPMPQKCPKCGSRIFNFGSPGTEKIEQNLTYLFPKARIARMDRDTTTKKDSHQIIFTKVKNQYIDILLGTQMIIKGLDFPNVTLVGIISADVNLNLPDFRAAERNFQHITQVAGRTGRSEKKGKVILQTYNPNHYSIQYGKTQDFKAFFDYEISLREKLHYPPYTKLVRLLFQMGDEEKLKEVVYKARRDLKKYDNSNQIIILGPVTAPITKIRKQFRYHIVVKAFSTHAVFDFISWFKKNIKIPNYIKLTIDVDPVSLL
- a CDS encoding secondary thiamine-phosphate synthase enzyme YjbQ translates to MEVIKIETNYQFDFVNITTKIRNIVTESNISSGLVTIFVPHTTAGVTINEGADPAVAEDIIKELNTIIPLRNNYSHLEGNSAAHIKSSLMGCSQNVIVENGQLVLGTWQAIFFCDFDGPRHRKIFVKICEC
- a CDS encoding PTS sugar transporter subunit IIA, giving the protein MKKNQILTLKEASALLDISSETVLNLVSQKDIGAIKVGNQWRFTYEDIEKWKSVQKRENVEQIAIKNVTNRFMTFMDESLIMSDIIFKNRFDVLAQMSHFAKKQKVCTKNRWLFEMLCSREDLISTAVGNGIAFLHPRKIDAEKIKRPAILLGISKEGIEFRSLDKTPVNLFFLILMQSERDHLFALSYLSQLFRNESLREKIISIESKKKIFEILKIKL
- the era gene encoding GTPase Era; amino-acid sequence: MSEIDNFHAGFVSIIGKPNVGKSSLMNKFIGEKLSIITPKPQTTRENVTGIYNEKSAQIVFVDTPGFLKPRYLLQEKMLKSIKSSLNNKNIVIFMSDAKIFPTNYDMQIIEIVKKLNSKIFIVINKIDTVTKDILEKHEKVIRDLGFSHLFFISVTEDFGVEGLKQRILAEMPLHPPFYPIDDIATQHIRFFVKEKIREKLFLNLQQEVPYASAVTVEIFDEFENKVKIYANIWVESKSQKAIVIGEEGRMIKSIREAAERDIHHFLQKRIILKLWVKVRQKWRKKERVLKEFGY